One region of Actinomycetota bacterium genomic DNA includes:
- a CDS encoding ABC transporter permease: MTSLDTVAFRRWDRSRISGFLIVRGPLLVFVVLLVYMALSSPFFLEGRNIASILRQSAPDAILAMGLAAVVMAGGDDIVVGGIDISIPAASVLGVAIMADLLTAGDAPLGVAFLLAALAVLAVGVVNALLVEGIGLTPLLATLATSVAVVGITRWVTNNRRITVENAVISQIRDGSVLGVPIPALIMVVTFGIVGFWLHRTRFGLRLQAVGGSRSAAEMSGLSTRKYIASSFIIASGAAVVASVVLIARGSGMSPGIEQQLLLDMVLATFVGAAFSSRRVVTIPGALLGAVLVKALSIGFQLLNVDIFKVGMVKGVLILFVVATAAVDSRESQ, translated from the coding sequence ATGACTTCTCTCGACACCGTCGCGTTCCGCAGATGGGATCGGTCTCGTATCAGCGGCTTCCTGATCGTACGCGGCCCGTTACTCGTATTCGTCGTCCTGCTGGTCTATATGGCGCTCAGCTCGCCGTTCTTCCTCGAGGGGAGGAACATCGCCAGCATCCTCAGACAGAGCGCGCCCGACGCCATCTTGGCAATGGGGTTGGCCGCAGTCGTCATGGCCGGTGGTGACGACATCGTCGTCGGAGGGATCGACATCAGTATTCCCGCAGCGTCGGTGCTCGGCGTTGCGATCATGGCGGACCTGCTCACCGCCGGTGATGCCCCGTTGGGCGTTGCCTTCCTTCTTGCGGCGTTGGCGGTCCTTGCCGTGGGGGTCGTGAACGCCCTTCTCGTCGAAGGAATCGGCCTCACCCCACTGTTGGCGACACTCGCGACGTCGGTCGCCGTGGTCGGTATCACGCGATGGGTGACGAACAACCGCCGGATAACGGTGGAGAACGCCGTCATCAGCCAGATCCGGGATGGGAGCGTGCTCGGTGTTCCGATCCCGGCATTGATCATGGTGGTGACGTTCGGGATCGTCGGATTCTGGCTCCATCGAACACGTTTCGGCCTCCGCCTCCAGGCCGTCGGCGGGTCTCGCAGTGCGGCGGAGATGTCCGGACTTTCCACCAGGAAGTACATCGCGAGCTCCTTCATCATTGCGAGTGGGGCCGCTGTCGTTGCCTCTGTCGTTCTGATCGCCCGTGGATCCGGAATGTCGCCTGGGATCGAACAGCAGCTTCTGCTGGACATGGTGCTGGCGACATTTGTCGGTGCGGCATTCTCTTCGCGGCGTGTCGTCACGATTCCGGGAGCTTTGTTGGGTGCTGTGCTCGTCAAGGCGCTCTCGATCGGATTCCAGCTGCTCAACGTCGACATCTTCAAGGTCGGCATGGTGAAGGGTGTGCTCATTCTCTTCGTGGTAGCGACGGCCGCGGTTGACAGTCGGGAGAGCCAATGA
- a CDS encoding sugar ABC transporter ATP-binding protein, whose translation MTAISKRFPGVQALDRADLLVERGEVHGLVGENGAGKSTIIKVLAGVYRCDDGVVEIGGTVVDPITPQVVHDLGVRFIHQELNLVPHFTVAESVFMGQEKSGLFGIQKRAMRAAAEAFLHDALRADIDGNALIRALSVADRKLVQIARALIDGQARLVVFDEPTAVLPAADVDSVFESIRVLKERGIAMVYVSHYLAEITEICDRVTVFRNGRTVGVVDDAAEAGVGEIIKLMVGRDLGELFPEKNRVPAEPVLQIENLSDGRHFRGVSFEVCAGETVGLAGLVGSGREELVDAIYGMRRIRTGSVKLNSEQLQLGDAADAVAKGLVLVPRDRRNHGLVLGFSVGDNINLASLDEVAVRGWLKPAAATARANGMIEKIDVRPRDPNRIARFLSGGNQQKVVLARWLVTKSTMFLMDEPTVGVDVGAKAEIYRLIAELASAGAGVLVASHDLGELMGLCDRVLVMVRGEIVANERVEDLTLDELLALTTASQSEAAGKAS comes from the coding sequence ATGACGGCCATCTCGAAACGCTTTCCCGGTGTGCAAGCCCTGGATCGGGCCGACCTGCTCGTTGAGCGCGGCGAGGTCCATGGTCTCGTAGGCGAGAACGGTGCCGGGAAATCGACCATCATCAAGGTACTGGCCGGTGTCTATCGATGTGACGACGGTGTCGTCGAAATCGGCGGAACCGTCGTCGACCCGATAACGCCCCAAGTGGTGCATGACCTGGGTGTGAGGTTCATCCACCAGGAACTCAACCTGGTGCCGCACTTCACGGTTGCCGAGTCCGTATTCATGGGACAAGAGAAGAGCGGCCTGTTCGGCATACAGAAGCGAGCCATGAGGGCCGCAGCGGAGGCGTTCCTGCATGACGCACTACGCGCCGATATCGACGGCAACGCATTGATTCGAGCCCTGAGCGTCGCCGATCGAAAGCTGGTCCAGATAGCGAGAGCGCTGATCGACGGTCAGGCGCGTCTCGTCGTGTTCGACGAACCCACCGCGGTCCTGCCGGCAGCAGATGTCGATAGCGTGTTCGAGTCGATTCGTGTGCTGAAAGAGCGTGGCATCGCGATGGTCTACGTGTCCCACTACCTGGCCGAGATCACCGAGATATGTGACCGAGTCACGGTGTTCCGTAACGGCAGGACTGTCGGGGTCGTCGACGACGCCGCCGAGGCGGGTGTGGGAGAGATCATCAAACTCATGGTCGGGCGCGACCTGGGCGAGCTCTTTCCCGAGAAGAACCGCGTGCCGGCGGAACCGGTTCTTCAGATCGAGAACCTGTCGGACGGCCGCCACTTTCGTGGTGTGTCCTTCGAGGTTTGTGCCGGTGAGACCGTCGGTCTGGCCGGACTCGTCGGGTCCGGACGGGAGGAACTCGTCGATGCGATATACGGAATGCGCCGAATACGGACCGGCAGTGTCAAGCTGAACTCGGAGCAGTTGCAGTTGGGCGACGCCGCCGATGCGGTGGCGAAAGGTCTTGTACTCGTGCCGCGAGACCGTCGCAACCACGGCCTCGTCCTCGGATTCTCGGTGGGGGACAACATCAATCTCGCCAGCCTGGACGAAGTGGCGGTGCGAGGATGGCTCAAGCCTGCCGCCGCCACGGCAAGGGCAAACGGGATGATCGAGAAGATCGATGTCCGTCCCCGCGACCCGAATCGGATAGCCCGATTCCTCAGCGGTGGCAATCAGCAGAAGGTTGTGCTGGCTCGGTGGCTTGTCACGAAATCCACCATGTTCCTCATGGACGAGCCGACGGTCGGAGTCGATGTCGGTGCGAAGGCCGAGATCTACCGCCTGATCGCCGAGTTGGCGTCCGCCGGTGCCGGAGTGCTCGTTGCCTCGCATGATCTGGGGGAGTTGATGGGCTTGTGCGATCGGGTCCTCGTGATGGTTCGCGGCGAGATCGTTGCCAACGAAAGGGTGGAAGACCTCACACTCGATGAGCTGCTCGCGCTCACGACGGCCAGTCAATCCGAGGCCGCAGGCAAGGCGTCCTGA
- a CDS encoding iron-containing alcohol dehydrogenase has translation MPRSLHIGRGSASELPNLVARPGQRVAVIGGAGAAATNVADILTRAGCSTQRFTRHGEPTLESVEELVGVVAEFLPQVVVGVGGGSAIDSAKAVAALIPNRGRPLSDYFQAGAEAPALGHDPLPCIAVPTTAGTGAEATANAVVSIAGRKVSLRDARLVPSAAVVDADLGGGVPFGARVAAAFDAVVQLIEAYATPLGNSFSSGLAYAGAKLAFPVLERIISGSESADDRQVMATGATLSGLALANAKLGTVHGLAGVVGGRTGQAHGSLCGLFAGPVLGTTISILRKAASPDPALARYRDLARLCTGHPFAEAEDLAEWIGGHAMAADLPRPDIPIAVRREIATGATGASSTAGNPVAIPVQELVGILAKVARGNVEDVNDG, from the coding sequence TTGCCCCGCTCCCTCCACATCGGTCGGGGGTCGGCATCCGAGCTACCGAACCTCGTTGCACGCCCGGGACAACGAGTCGCAGTGATCGGTGGTGCGGGCGCGGCGGCGACGAACGTGGCGGACATCCTGACGCGCGCAGGGTGTTCGACACAGAGATTCACTCGACATGGAGAGCCGACACTCGAATCTGTCGAAGAACTCGTCGGCGTGGTAGCGGAGTTCCTGCCGCAAGTCGTCGTCGGCGTAGGAGGCGGCAGCGCCATCGACTCGGCGAAGGCAGTTGCGGCATTGATTCCCAATCGCGGCCGGCCGTTGTCCGACTATTTCCAGGCGGGAGCAGAAGCGCCGGCGCTCGGTCATGACCCACTTCCCTGCATCGCAGTCCCGACCACCGCCGGCACCGGGGCGGAAGCCACGGCGAACGCCGTTGTATCGATTGCCGGGCGCAAGGTCTCGCTGCGGGACGCCCGACTGGTTCCCTCTGCGGCGGTCGTCGACGCCGACCTCGGTGGCGGCGTTCCCTTTGGTGCGCGCGTTGCTGCGGCGTTCGATGCGGTGGTGCAGCTGATCGAGGCGTATGCGACACCGCTGGGAAACTCGTTCTCCTCGGGCCTGGCGTACGCAGGGGCGAAGTTGGCCTTTCCGGTCCTGGAGCGCATCATCTCCGGATCCGAGAGTGCGGACGATCGGCAGGTGATGGCAACCGGAGCCACGTTGAGCGGCCTGGCCCTGGCCAACGCCAAGTTGGGTACGGTGCACGGTCTCGCCGGTGTCGTCGGTGGGCGAACCGGCCAGGCACACGGCTCACTGTGCGGACTCTTTGCCGGACCGGTGCTGGGCACCACCATCTCGATTCTGCGCAAAGCCGCATCTCCCGACCCTGCCTTGGCGCGGTATCGGGACCTTGCCCGGTTGTGCACCGGGCATCCATTCGCCGAGGCGGAGGATCTCGCAGAGTGGATCGGTGGCCACGCCATGGCGGCAGATCTGCCTCGGCCCGATATCCCGATCGCCGTGCGACGTGAAATCGCCACCGGCGCGACCGGGGCATCTTCCACCGCAGGGAATCCCGTCGCCATTCCGGTTCAGGAGTTGGTCGGCATTCTCGCGAAGGTCGCGAGAGGAAACGTGGAGGACGTCAACGATGGCTGA
- a CDS encoding ABC transporter permease, whose translation MISAEERARTGAEETTAFNLRALLGRYAFLLVLMGFVVFFSVRTDAFLSLGNLVNVLEGNAVLLIVALAMTLVVASGGIDLSVGIAVDFGAAFAVVAMKDYSVTWQIAVVIAVMGGAIVGLLNAFLIVRLRVSPFLATLGTLFIGGSVQRIYTNGGGQVSFRKMPEGYRNLAVGSIFGIPTEIVIAAAVLVVYFVMLERSTHGKRIHAIGLQSEASVVAGIRVKRYRWFVYVAAAATCAIGGVILTAGLRQYTPLAGFSYLLDAIGAVFIGAAMHPRRRPNIPGTLIGVLFLGVATNGLNLMGVDFNLKAALTGIILVGALAFSALQRRVTADG comes from the coding sequence ATGATCTCCGCAGAGGAAAGAGCACGGACGGGAGCAGAGGAGACGACTGCGTTCAACCTTCGCGCGCTGCTCGGTCGGTACGCCTTTCTCCTCGTACTCATGGGGTTCGTCGTCTTCTTCTCGGTGCGAACCGACGCATTCCTGAGCCTCGGCAATCTCGTGAATGTTCTCGAAGGGAACGCGGTCCTCTTGATCGTCGCTTTGGCGATGACCCTGGTGGTCGCATCGGGGGGAATCGATCTGTCCGTCGGTATCGCGGTGGATTTCGGGGCGGCGTTTGCCGTGGTCGCGATGAAGGACTACTCGGTCACTTGGCAGATCGCCGTGGTGATCGCGGTGATGGGAGGAGCCATCGTCGGATTGCTGAATGCATTTCTCATCGTGCGTCTTCGAGTGAGCCCGTTCCTTGCCACGCTCGGCACACTCTTCATCGGCGGCAGCGTCCAGCGGATCTACACGAACGGAGGAGGACAGGTCTCGTTCCGCAAGATGCCGGAGGGTTATCGCAACCTCGCCGTCGGGTCCATCTTCGGGATACCTACCGAGATCGTGATCGCAGCCGCCGTGCTCGTGGTGTACTTCGTCATGCTGGAGCGCTCGACACACGGGAAGCGAATCCACGCCATCGGTCTCCAGTCCGAAGCTTCCGTCGTGGCGGGGATACGCGTCAAGCGATACCGATGGTTCGTCTATGTCGCAGCGGCGGCCACCTGCGCCATCGGCGGTGTGATCCTCACCGCCGGACTGCGTCAGTACACCCCGCTGGCCGGTTTCTCGTACCTGCTCGATGCGATCGGGGCGGTGTTCATCGGTGCGGCCATGCACCCTCGCCGCCGACCCAACATTCCCGGAACTCTGATCGGCGTGTTGTTCCTGGGTGTGGCGACCAACGGATTGAATCTGATGGGTGTCGACTTCAACTTGAAGGCGGCACTCACCGGGATCATCCTCGTCGGGGCGCTGGCGTTCTCTGCACTACAGCGCCGTGTCACCGCGGACGGCTAG